A stretch of the Planctomycetota bacterium genome encodes the following:
- a CDS encoding DUF3253 domain-containing protein: RLLGDRGVGKTICPSEAARAVGGEDWRMFMEPTRMAARRLVEHGKIVIKQNGRTVDPSRAKGPIRLRLA, encoded by the coding sequence CGGCTGCTCGGCGACCGTGGCGTGGGCAAGACGATTTGTCCGAGCGAAGCCGCCCGCGCCGTCGGCGGGGAAGACTGGCGAATGTTCATGGAGCCGACCCGCATGGCCGCCCGCCGCCTCGTCGAGCATGGCAAGATCGTGATCAAGCAGAACGGTCGCACGGTCGATCCAAGCCGTGCGAAAGGTCCCATACGCCTGCGCCTGGCATAG